The sequence below is a genomic window from Haloferax mediterranei ATCC 33500.
CATCACCGGGTATTCGTGCATGCTCGGCATAACCATCTCCCGGGCGTGCATTTCACACGCCAAACACCAAAACCGAGGTACGAAGACCGAACGCGGAATTATCCGCCCTTGATGAGGCGGAGCACCTTCACGTGGTCCTCCTCGACTGGTTGGTCCTCGGGAACGGGGCGGCCGTCGACGAGGACGGACACTTCGTGGGGGCTGAGGTCGACTGCCTTCACGAGGTCCGCGTAGGTACCATCGTCACCGACGGTGACCTCGTGGG
It includes:
- the samp2 gene encoding ubiquitin-like small modifier protein SAMP2; this encodes MDVTVEVVGEEAHEVTVGDDGTYADLVKAVDLSPHEVSVLVDGRPVPEDQPVEEDHVKVLRLIKGG